Genomic segment of Bacteroidota bacterium:
TCAACCCGGAGAAATTTTTGTACATCGCAATGTTGCCAACCTTGTTGTAAATACTGACGTGAATGTATTAAGTGTATTGGACTATGCAGTCAACCATCTAAAAGTAAAACATGTGATTGTTTGCGGGCATTATGGCTGCGGGGGTATAAAGGCTGCTATTACCAATATCGATTTCAAACCTATACTGAATATGTGGCTGCGAAATATTAAAGATGTGTATCGTCTTCACCGCACCGAACTTGACCTGATCGTTGATGACCAGAAAAAAAATGACCGCCTCGTAGAATTGAATGTAATGGAACAGGTTTTTAACCTGGCAAAAACATCCGTCATTCAACGTGCATGGAAAAATGAACAGCGGCCCGATCTGCATGGTTGGGTATATGGACTTAAAGATGGAATTATTAAACCTGTTTATGAAATGAACGCAGGAACAAATCTTGACCACTTATATGAGTATGATGATCTATAAATGCAACAAGTAATGTTGCATTAAAAATACGGCTGCCCCGGCGAGATAACCAATCAATGCAAGCCAGGCAATTTTTTTCAGGTACCAACCGAATTGTATTCTTTCCATTCCCATAGCAGCAACTCCTGCTGCTGAGCCGATAATTAAAATGCTTCCGCCTGTACC
This window contains:
- a CDS encoding carbonic anhydrase, whose translation is MKPYELLLKENKSWAADMLSTDPEYFKKLSDLQTPEYLWIGCSDSRVPANQITATQPGEIFVHRNVANLVVNTDVNVLSVLDYAVNHLKVKHVIVCGHYGCGGIKAAITNIDFKPILNMWLRNIKDVYRLHRTELDLIVDDQKKNDRLVELNVMEQVFNLAKTSVIQRAWKNEQRPDLHGWVYGLKDGIIKPVYEMNAGTNLDHLYEYDDL